From a region of the Nonlabens dokdonensis DSW-6 genome:
- a CDS encoding T9SS type A sorting domain-containing protein: MKNYTHYLFSLLFVTLIFNETSGKFAEPVVNYTNSFEIPTTENVDDLTNTRTNFSSISESSIIKSFHSEIPGINMSNFYAPQTFSGLGAADSGGTGFKTINNIAELVASNNLNHDLNLLYGSDESFSGGTEVLTIQADNVDAESFDLNDIRIANFTGSSTYTGTTIQYFDKDDNPVGSMTISGTLTTTETSVNPLFSGDDLPILGVAKIVFTVTGGGPPANFEIRSIDFTSPVVPTPCSDPDIPTLTSSPSTVCVGSSATINISGSLNDANAWYIYTGSCGGTLLGTTTTGSFSISAVNTATTYFVRGEGGCVTPGSCSTITITPTPLDDASFNSSDFCESSTNMISGVATTGGVFSISSQTGSGLATIDSVSGILSNFLAGDQITIQYTTPSSGCQNTSVQVVNVTPLDDADFTSTDFCESSTNTISGVATAGGVFSISSQTGSGGATIDSVSGILSNFLAGDQITIQYTTPSSGCQNTSVQVVNVTPLDDASFNYSAVAYCADGSDPAPTVTGLGGGTFTSGAGLSLNASSGAIDVSASTPGTYSVTYTTGGTCPNTSTATITINGLDDASFSYSASSYSASDADPTPTITGLGGGSFSSGLGLVVNSMTGTIDLSASTAGTYLVTYTTTGTCPNSASQSVTISSNDNLATPTALVYGAGCTGSIYDIQDSTLELGEDIPDCAFDTGAPFAPAQASSQWFTFVASSSGDALIKITDDGIDTFGPQSPSIALTLALYEAPSTPGDFSTLGSAIACSSSSVLPGVELLDGTFIDAKGLTAGNTYYVQVYSNDNSSIDYCIDVSEPVIYTYNNGWQAPNGNPELVNNPHKRVEVLAGDAFQQPSENSTQPIPPSVGSLYVAQNASISYDYLLLNYKMEIDGALNPLSGGIPSTATAIVIITNQSLSSISGTGNAYIGAFVYVNENGNANTVDVDLEMDVYEEFQMSDRSINFSKTITFKSTDDRTAVYNPIDFTSGSSENASITGLVQVEQFIPENNSVRGRAYRFVSSPVSSMSTIFSQWQENGASPSGFGTHITGTSGTVGMVDAATGFDQTSSGANSMRTYSNDTSQSFNVVTSTNQAADSLKVAQAYLLYIRGDRNVDLTTNTSSSATVLRSTGILEHKPISKSYDVEQSDFIFTGNPYQNAVKVEDLIDASTNIEDDVVYYWDPTLGGLTGSGGAYVTYTGFDGGGAGIATPASANNGFIQPGQAVFVRANAGANGPTNDAVISYRPDQTDISGLVTGASNSVTSIPSTGPASISMSLYDTASFTSGNSLSDGLLIRFGSNYSNAIGAGDYVKIMNFDESVAVEQLANNYAVAGRSLPVHNEVIQLNHYNYGDTDYTYTIDLTGLTSVDAYIYDQYTSTSTPLVDGFNTFNFTVDASIIGSIAADRFQLRFENVTLGVEDTIAGAAFTMYPNPAATNAVISMQSSQLASKQAKLRVTDLSGKLISDRAIEFSAQGLYEWKDSDLKTGLYILEVSTEEGDKLVRKLVIE, translated from the coding sequence ATGAAAAACTATACTCATTATCTCTTCTCATTACTTTTTGTCACATTGATTTTCAACGAAACTTCTGGTAAGTTTGCTGAGCCTGTGGTAAATTATACCAACTCATTTGAAATCCCAACTACAGAAAATGTTGATGATTTAACTAACACAAGAACTAATTTTAGTTCAATTTCTGAGTCTTCGATTATAAAATCATTTCACTCAGAAATTCCAGGAATAAATATGTCCAATTTTTATGCTCCTCAGACTTTTTCTGGTTTGGGTGCTGCTGATTCTGGAGGTACAGGATTTAAAACAATTAACAATATTGCAGAGTTAGTTGCAAGTAACAATCTGAATCATGATTTGAACCTTTTATATGGCTCAGATGAATCTTTTTCAGGTGGTACAGAAGTTTTAACTATCCAAGCTGATAATGTAGATGCAGAGTCCTTCGATTTAAACGATATTCGAATTGCAAATTTTACAGGTTCATCTACCTATACAGGTACTACAATTCAATATTTCGATAAAGATGATAATCCAGTTGGCTCGATGACTATCTCTGGAACCCTTACAACAACAGAAACCTCAGTTAACCCTTTGTTTTCTGGAGACGACTTACCTATTCTAGGTGTTGCAAAAATTGTTTTTACCGTAACTGGTGGAGGACCACCTGCAAATTTTGAAATACGCTCAATCGACTTTACAAGTCCTGTAGTGCCTACACCTTGTAGCGATCCAGATATTCCAACTCTTACTAGCTCACCTAGTACAGTTTGTGTAGGTTCCAGTGCAACGATTAATATTTCAGGTAGCTTAAATGACGCTAACGCATGGTATATTTATACAGGTTCCTGTGGTGGTACTTTATTAGGTACAACTACAACAGGTAGTTTTTCAATTTCAGCAGTTAATACTGCAACAACTTATTTTGTGAGAGGTGAAGGTGGATGCGTGACACCTGGAAGTTGCAGTACTATAACAATAACACCTACACCTTTGGATGATGCAAGTTTCAATTCTTCTGATTTCTGTGAGTCTTCAACAAACATGATTTCGGGAGTTGCGACAACTGGTGGAGTGTTTTCAATCTCTAGTCAGACTGGATCAGGTTTAGCAACAATAGATAGCGTATCTGGAATCTTATCTAATTTTTTAGCAGGCGATCAAATTACTATACAATACACGACTCCTTCTAGCGGTTGTCAAAATACTAGTGTACAAGTGGTAAATGTAACGCCTTTAGACGATGCTGATTTTACAAGTACAGATTTCTGTGAGTCTTCAACAAACACGATTTCGGGAGTTGCGACAGCTGGCGGAGTGTTTTCAATCTCTAGTCAGACTGGATCAGGTGGCGCAACAATAGATAGCGTATCTGGAATCTTATCTAATTTTTTAGCAGGCGATCAAATTACTATACAATATACGACTCCTTCTAGTGGTTGTCAAAATACTAGTGTACAAGTGGTAAATGTAACGCCTTTAGACGATGCTTCATTTAATTATAGCGCAGTTGCATATTGTGCAGACGGCTCAGATCCAGCACCAACAGTTACAGGCTTAGGAGGAGGAACATTTACAAGTGGCGCAGGTTTGTCGTTAAACGCCTCATCAGGAGCAATAGATGTTTCAGCATCTACACCAGGGACATATTCTGTAACTTATACAACAGGTGGTACTTGCCCAAATACTTCAACGGCGACAATAACCATAAATGGATTGGATGATGCAAGCTTTAGTTACTCTGCTAGCTCTTACTCCGCTTCAGATGCCGACCCTACACCGACGATTACTGGACTAGGAGGAGGAAGTTTTTCAAGTGGTCTAGGATTGGTAGTAAATAGTATGACTGGAACGATAGACTTATCAGCTTCTACGGCTGGAACTTATTTAGTGACCTATACAACAACTGGAACATGTCCTAATAGTGCTTCACAATCTGTGACTATTTCATCTAATGATAATTTAGCAACACCTACTGCCTTAGTTTATGGAGCTGGTTGTACAGGAAGTATTTATGATATTCAAGATTCTACATTGGAGTTGGGAGAAGATATTCCTGATTGTGCTTTTGATACAGGTGCACCATTTGCTCCTGCCCAAGCTTCATCTCAGTGGTTTACATTTGTAGCTTCTAGTAGTGGAGATGCATTGATTAAGATTACTGATGATGGAATAGATACTTTTGGACCTCAATCTCCAAGTATCGCATTGACATTAGCTTTGTATGAAGCACCGTCCACACCTGGTGATTTTTCTACTTTAGGCTCAGCGATAGCATGTTCTTCTTCATCTGTACTACCAGGGGTAGAATTATTAGACGGTACTTTTATAGATGCCAAAGGACTTACGGCTGGAAATACGTATTATGTTCAAGTATATAGCAATGATAATTCTAGTATAGATTATTGTATAGATGTGTCTGAGCCTGTGATTTACACCTATAATAATGGATGGCAAGCACCAAACGGTAATCCTGAATTAGTAAATAATCCACACAAAAGGGTAGAAGTACTTGCTGGCGACGCTTTTCAGCAGCCATCAGAAAACAGTACACAACCTATTCCGCCGAGTGTAGGAAGTCTATATGTAGCACAGAACGCAAGTATTTCCTATGATTACCTGTTACTTAATTATAAGATGGAAATTGACGGAGCTTTGAATCCACTTTCAGGAGGAATCCCTTCAACCGCTACTGCAATCGTAATTATCACTAATCAGTCGTTGAGTTCGATTAGTGGAACAGGGAATGCATACATAGGCGCTTTTGTTTATGTGAATGAGAATGGGAATGCAAATACAGTTGATGTTGATTTAGAAATGGATGTTTATGAAGAATTTCAGATGAGTGATCGCTCAATAAACTTCTCAAAAACGATTACATTTAAGTCAACAGATGATCGTACAGCTGTTTATAATCCTATTGATTTTACTAGTGGATCTTCTGAGAATGCAAGTATCACAGGATTAGTACAAGTAGAGCAGTTCATACCAGAAAACAACAGTGTACGAGGTCGTGCTTATCGATTTGTAAGCTCGCCAGTTTCTTCTATGAGTACGATTTTCTCTCAATGGCAAGAAAACGGTGCTTCACCATCAGGATTTGGAACTCATATTACAGGAACTTCTGGAACAGTAGGAATGGTAGATGCTGCAACTGGATTTGATCAGACTTCTTCTGGAGCAAATAGCATGCGCACTTATAGTAATGATACCAGTCAAAGTTTTAATGTAGTTACCAGTACAAATCAAGCAGCCGATTCTTTAAAAGTGGCTCAAGCTTACTTACTTTATATACGTGGAGACCGTAATGTTGATTTAACAACAAACACTAGTAGTAGTGCTACGGTATTAAGATCAACAGGAATTCTAGAGCACAAGCCTATCTCAAAAAGCTATGATGTAGAGCAAAGCGACTTTATTTTTACAGGAAATCCATACCAAAACGCGGTTAAGGTAGAAGACCTTATTGATGCAAGTACAAACATAGAAGATGACGTTGTGTACTATTGGGATCCAACCCTAGGTGGTTTAACAGGTAGTGGTGGAGCTTATGTGACGTACACAGGATTTGATGGAGGCGGCGCAGGAATAGCAACACCAGCTAGTGCTAACAATGGATTCATACAACCAGGACAAGCAGTGTTTGTAAGAGCAAATGCAGGAGCAAACGGGCCTACCAATGATGCCGTGATCAGCTACAGACCAGATCAGACGGATATCAGTGGTTTAGTAACAGGAGCTTCAAATTCAGTAACAAGCATTCCATCTACAGGACCAGCATCTATCTCAATGTCCTTATATGATACTGCAAGTTTTACTAGCGGGAACTCATTAAGTGATGGGTTATTGATACGTTTTGGTTCTAATTATTCAAATGCTATAGGAGCTGGAGATTATGTTAAGATCATGAACTTTGATGAGAGTGTAGCCGTAGAGCAGTTAGCAAACAATTATGCAGTTGCAGGAAGATCGCTACCAGTTCATAATGAGGTGATACAATTAAATCATTACAACTATGGTGATACCGATTATACCTATACGATAGACCTTACAGGGCTTACATCTGTTGATGCTTATATTTATGATCAGTACACAAGTACATCAACACCTCTAGTAGATGGATTCAATACTTTCAACTTTACAGTAGATGCTTCTATAATAGGAAGTATAGCGGCAGATCGTTTCCAATTAAGATTTGAGAATGTCACGTTAGGAGTAGAAGATACTATAGCAGGAGCAGCGTTCACGATGTATCCTAATCCAGCAGCGACTAATGCGGTTATAAGCATGCAATCTTCACAACTAGCAAGCAAGCAGGCAAAATTACGAGTAACCGACCTTTCCGGAAAACTAATCAGCGATCGAGCGATTGAGTTCAGCGCACAAGGATTATATGAATGGAAAGATAGCGACTTGAAAACAGGTTTATACATTCTAGAGGTTTCTACCGAAGAAGGAGATAAGCTAGTAAGAAAACTAGTGATCGAGTAG
- a CDS encoding GAF domain-containing protein, with protein MKIADLKPKVLEILQQPELPINHKMQAVCDLLQSNVDTYDWVGFYMAHETEPTLHLWNQAGEPTDHTVIPFGKGICGQVAVSNKNFVVDDVHAQDNYIACSIHVKSEVVIPMFKDGKNIGQIDIDSNTPNAFNEEDERFLEWVNELVAAQL; from the coding sequence ATGAAAATAGCTGATTTAAAACCAAAAGTTTTAGAAATTTTACAACAGCCTGAACTACCTATTAATCATAAAATGCAAGCTGTTTGTGATTTGCTGCAATCTAATGTAGACACTTATGACTGGGTAGGTTTTTATATGGCACATGAGACAGAGCCTACTCTACACTTATGGAATCAAGCGGGAGAACCTACAGATCATACTGTAATTCCTTTTGGTAAAGGAATTTGTGGTCAGGTAGCGGTCTCAAACAAAAACTTTGTGGTAGATGATGTGCACGCTCAAGATAATTATATCGCCTGTAGCATTCATGTGAAAAGTGAGGTAGTCATACCTATGTTCAAAGATGGAAAAAACATAGGTCAGATTGATATCGATAGCAACACGCCTAATGCATTTAATGAAGAGGACGAGCGTTTTCTAGAATGGGTCAATGAATTAGTTGCTGCCCAACTATAG
- a CDS encoding phage tail protein: MNPFIAQIKLFAGNFAPRGWALCHGQLLAISGNSALFSLVGTTYGGDGRTTFGIPDLRGRVAVSSGQGPGLSNRQLGSRSGIESVTLNQLQLPQHNHSASGTVRASSSNGDDHEASSANLGIPLTRVTRRTSVTTNMYDAGPVTSVPMGTNNVEVTLSNTGQQLSHENRSPFLALNYIIALVGTYPSRN, from the coding sequence ATGAACCCTTTTATAGCACAAATTAAACTGTTTGCAGGTAATTTTGCCCCTCGCGGTTGGGCACTTTGTCACGGTCAACTGCTTGCCATTTCTGGTAATTCAGCGTTGTTTTCTCTGGTAGGTACAACATATGGTGGTGATGGAAGAACTACGTTTGGTATTCCTGATTTGAGAGGAAGAGTTGCAGTTAGTTCCGGTCAAGGTCCAGGTTTATCCAATCGACAATTGGGTAGCCGAAGTGGAATAGAAAGTGTCACCCTAAATCAGCTACAACTGCCACAACATAATCATTCAGCCTCTGGAACGGTACGAGCATCATCTTCTAATGGGGATGATCATGAAGCTAGTTCGGCAAATCTTGGTATACCGCTTACTCGTGTTACGAGACGAACTTCGGTAACCACCAATATGTATGATGCTGGTCCTGTAACTTCGGTTCCTATGGGTACAAATAATGTAGAGGTTACGCTTAGTAATACTGGGCAACAATTGTCGCATGAAAATAGAAGCCCTTTTTTAGCTCTGAACTACATCATTGCGTTAGTCGGTACGTACCCTTCAAGAAATTAA
- a CDS encoding alkaline phosphatase family protein — translation MKDKILHFLSEDKHRWWTVTVIPGLYAIAYLYLKNFTVVNSWQQLLSFIACFIVVPSVLFLGVDFFFKKKFPTKRPQLYWSYFLINFSIIFSLSIYLGWRWKALLLFAFIAIGSSYFTAKHYKKLVLLLSFMLLIASSQLLYYLVTKVYNSNDWIEEMPFETAVFNQRPNVYVIQPDGFVGKRAGDNPLYNLKLGEFYNTLSDLGFQFNDEFRSNYPTTLASNSTLFTAQHHYLNYGDIGNELINARDIILGDNPVIKTFKKNGYQTNLILEHSYLMLNYPEVAYDRNNVSYADLSPLLPNYFLGKDYQIDFENMVSNSGNKPQFFFVEILEPRHISFSKDREDAIAFETRRYQQEVDSISKKLIEMVRFIEKRDPEAIIMLVADHGGFVGYTHTGAAYSEPENDEDLKQSIFNALYAIKAPPEFESHRKDVKSSISVFPALFNYLSGQNETNLLKLDNSSYLLIDNNSDKELYQYFDNNGYSVSQKLSKDSITN, via the coding sequence ATGAAAGATAAAATTTTACATTTCCTTTCTGAAGATAAACACCGCTGGTGGACGGTTACTGTTATACCAGGACTATATGCGATCGCGTATTTGTATCTTAAAAATTTTACTGTAGTTAATTCATGGCAACAATTATTAAGCTTTATCGCTTGTTTTATAGTGGTCCCATCGGTACTATTTTTAGGTGTCGATTTTTTCTTTAAGAAGAAGTTTCCAACTAAAAGACCACAATTATATTGGTCGTATTTCTTGATTAACTTTTCCATTATATTTTCTCTATCTATTTACTTGGGATGGCGATGGAAAGCTCTTTTACTATTTGCTTTTATCGCAATAGGCTCTTCTTATTTTACCGCAAAACATTACAAAAAACTAGTTTTGCTTTTATCCTTTATGTTGTTGATCGCATCTAGCCAGCTGCTTTATTATCTAGTTACAAAGGTCTATAATAGTAACGATTGGATTGAAGAAATGCCTTTTGAGACGGCTGTATTTAATCAGCGCCCTAACGTTTATGTGATACAGCCAGACGGTTTTGTAGGCAAGCGAGCAGGAGATAATCCTCTTTATAATTTAAAGTTAGGTGAGTTTTATAACACTTTATCTGATCTCGGCTTTCAATTCAATGATGAATTTAGAAGTAATTATCCTACTACCCTTGCATCTAACAGTACTTTGTTTACAGCTCAGCACCATTATTTGAATTATGGAGATATAGGCAACGAGTTGATAAATGCACGAGACATTATTCTAGGAGATAATCCAGTAATTAAAACTTTTAAAAAGAATGGATACCAGACTAACCTTATTTTAGAACATTCTTATTTGATGCTCAATTATCCAGAAGTGGCTTACGATAGAAATAATGTTTCTTATGCTGATCTTTCTCCTCTTTTACCCAACTATTTTCTAGGTAAAGATTATCAAATTGATTTTGAGAATATGGTTTCTAACTCTGGCAATAAGCCTCAGTTTTTCTTTGTAGAGATTTTAGAACCCAGACATATTTCTTTCAGTAAAGATCGAGAAGATGCTATTGCATTTGAAACACGACGCTATCAGCAAGAGGTTGATTCCATTTCAAAAAAGCTAATAGAAATGGTACGTTTCATTGAAAAGAGAGATCCAGAAGCAATAATTATGCTCGTAGCAGACCATGGAGGTTTTGTAGGCTACACGCACACTGGTGCTGCTTATAGCGAGCCAGAAAATGATGAAGATTTAAAGCAAAGCATATTTAACGCTTTATATGCGATTAAAGCGCCACCAGAATTTGAATCTCATCGTAAAGATGTAAAATCTAGTATTAGTGTATTTCCAGCTCTGTTTAATTACCTATCTGGTCAGAATGAAACCAATCTACTAAAATTAGATAATAGTAGTTATTTACTGATCGACAACAACTCTGATAAAGAATTGTATCAATATTTTGATAATAATGGTTACTCAGTTTCTCAAAAGCTGAGTAAAGATTCTATAACTAATTAG
- the xrtF gene encoding exosortase family protein XrtF: MKSLKPYYPIFKFVATFAVLYIGFSILYYFFLDLEWSSQLYPDPVTAQIAYQTQELLILLGYNAQTLNSVGHPSVLVFIDESVLYRIIEGCNAISVMILFTAFVVAFARGFKKTLLFILFGILFIYIVNLIRLVILGIVFYSYSDYSDVAHDIIFPSVIYGAVVLLWIYWIKDSKTARNEKS; the protein is encoded by the coding sequence TTGAAATCGCTTAAGCCTTATTATCCCATATTTAAGTTTGTAGCTACGTTTGCAGTATTATACATAGGCTTCTCTATTTTATACTACTTTTTTCTAGACTTAGAATGGAGCTCACAATTATATCCAGATCCTGTTACAGCTCAAATAGCTTATCAAACTCAAGAGCTATTAATCTTGTTGGGATATAACGCACAAACTTTAAATTCTGTAGGTCATCCTTCGGTATTAGTTTTTATTGATGAATCTGTACTTTATAGGATAATAGAAGGTTGTAATGCTATCAGTGTCATGATACTTTTTACGGCGTTTGTAGTCGCTTTTGCAAGAGGTTTCAAGAAAACACTATTGTTTATTTTATTTGGGATTCTGTTTATTTATATCGTGAATCTCATACGATTAGTTATTCTAGGAATCGTTTTCTATAGTTACAGTGACTATTCAGATGTTGCACATGATATTATTTTTCCTTCAGTAATTTATGGAGCAGTAGTGTTGCTATGGATTTACTGGATCAAGGATTCAAAAACGGCTCGTAATGAAAAAAGCTAG
- a CDS encoding phage tail protein: MDPFLGEITTFAGNFAPRGWAFCHGQLLAISQNSALFSILGTTYGGDGRTTFALPDLRGRAAVSQGNGPGLSSYNLGQRGGLESVTLNETQIPSHTHTASGTAKASSGTGTSNDPAGANFASASTPLNPTTTVDTQVYTSGANDGTMAANNVDVTVGNSGSSQSHTNMQPFLAINYIIALQGVFPSRN, translated from the coding sequence ATGGATCCTTTTCTTGGAGAAATCACAACGTTTGCAGGCAATTTTGCCCCTCGAGGCTGGGCCTTTTGTCATGGACAACTTCTAGCAATAAGTCAAAACTCAGCACTTTTTTCTATTTTAGGAACTACTTACGGAGGTGATGGAAGAACCACATTTGCTCTACCTGATTTAAGAGGTAGAGCTGCTGTTAGTCAAGGAAACGGTCCAGGGCTTAGTAGTTACAACCTTGGTCAAAGAGGTGGATTAGAAAGTGTTACTCTAAATGAAACTCAAATACCTTCTCATACGCATACCGCATCAGGTACTGCAAAAGCATCAAGTGGTACTGGTACTAGTAATGATCCTGCTGGTGCAAACTTTGCCTCAGCAAGTACTCCTTTAAACCCTACAACAACTGTAGATACTCAAGTGTATACGTCTGGAGCAAACGATGGAACAATGGCAGCTAATAATGTTGATGTCACAGTTGGGAACTCCGGAAGTTCTCAATCACATACGAATATGCAACCTTTTCTAGCAATTAATTATATTATAGCACTTCAAGGAGTCTTTCCTTCTAGAAATTAA
- a CDS encoding exosortase F system-associated membrane protein has translation MKKASSIFFIALAVVGLVCVRIFENVLFNDPFIAYFKSNFQIYELPDFKSLSYIVSTIFRYSLNLALSLVIIWFLYKKREFIKAALWVYLFAFIILSVAFLILSNLDYEWIKMGLFYTRRFLIHPILLFILVPGFYFISKTKINQ, from the coding sequence ATGAAAAAAGCTAGCTCTATATTTTTTATCGCCTTAGCTGTTGTAGGATTAGTTTGTGTTAGGATATTTGAAAATGTTCTGTTCAACGATCCGTTTATAGCATATTTCAAATCTAATTTTCAAATTTATGAACTGCCAGATTTTAAGTCTTTAAGTTATATCGTGTCGACCATATTTAGATATAGCCTTAATCTAGCTTTATCACTGGTAATAATTTGGTTTCTTTATAAAAAGAGAGAGTTTATAAAAGCTGCCTTATGGGTTTATCTATTTGCTTTTATTATTCTAAGTGTTGCGTTTTTAATACTTAGTAATTTAGATTATGAATGGATTAAAATGGGACTCTTTTATACAAGAAGATTTTTAATACATCCTATTTTACTCTTCATTCTAGTTCCAGGATTTTACTTTATTTCTAAAACTAAGATCAATCAGTAA
- a CDS encoding class I SAM-dependent methyltransferase: MLRHPSSYRDPSGFMYKENGLYYRWINPVFFIEYNQAKSEGIYQKLFDKGWLIPHKEISSSDDKIIIQPEQLGFITYPYEWSFTQYKHAAQLTLRIQIFLLENDFSLKDASAFNIAFHKGKAIFIDTLSIEKYKENTPWRALKQFNEHFFGPLLLAQKHGGRYLKTLQHSINGLDLNDVKRQLSFMSRFNPTIYSHIHLLSKFQNNNEKENNTNKEVHLSKPSQIKMLKALEQHIDAMTSAENTEWSSYYNEINYQETSFQIKKELIKEWCRDVNAAKVIDLGGNDGTFAKELLPQTDQIIVSDIDQPAIDQCYLNLLQSKEQKIIPIVCDLMQPSPSIGFHNSERDSFTSRVIDFEPDVSMALALIHHITLTGNVPFEMSAAYFAQLSKYLIIEFPDRTDSWVTYILDSKREARHLFDGYNSSAFAKAYQKEFKLIKSEKIQGTERTLFLFERHER, encoded by the coding sequence ATGCTCAGACATCCTTCATCATATCGAGATCCTTCTGGCTTTATGTACAAAGAAAACGGTCTTTATTACAGATGGATCAATCCAGTTTTCTTCATAGAGTACAATCAGGCAAAATCAGAAGGGATCTATCAAAAACTATTTGATAAAGGCTGGCTTATCCCGCATAAAGAAATTAGCTCTAGCGATGATAAAATAATCATCCAACCTGAGCAATTGGGTTTTATTACTTATCCCTATGAGTGGAGTTTTACACAGTACAAACATGCTGCACAACTCACCTTAAGGATTCAAATATTTCTCTTAGAAAATGACTTTTCTCTTAAAGATGCTAGCGCATTTAATATTGCTTTTCACAAAGGAAAAGCAATATTTATCGACACTTTAAGTATTGAAAAGTATAAAGAAAATACTCCTTGGAGAGCTTTGAAACAATTCAACGAGCATTTTTTCGGGCCATTATTACTTGCGCAAAAACATGGTGGTCGCTATTTGAAGACATTACAGCATTCTATCAATGGATTAGATCTCAATGACGTGAAAAGACAATTAAGTTTTATGTCTCGATTTAACCCTACAATTTATAGCCACATTCATTTGCTTTCTAAATTTCAGAATAACAATGAAAAAGAGAACAACACAAATAAAGAGGTTCACCTTTCTAAGCCTTCACAGATTAAAATGCTCAAAGCACTAGAACAGCATATCGATGCCATGACTTCTGCAGAGAATACCGAGTGGTCCAGTTATTATAATGAAATAAACTATCAAGAGACTTCCTTTCAAATTAAAAAAGAACTTATAAAAGAATGGTGTCGCGACGTTAATGCAGCAAAAGTTATCGATCTAGGCGGTAACGATGGCACTTTTGCAAAAGAATTGTTACCACAAACCGATCAAATAATTGTAAGCGATATCGACCAGCCAGCGATAGATCAATGTTACTTAAACTTGTTACAATCTAAGGAACAGAAAATTATACCTATAGTTTGCGATTTAATGCAACCATCACCATCTATAGGTTTCCACAATTCAGAGAGAGATTCATTTACCTCTAGAGTAATTGATTTTGAGCCAGATGTAAGCATGGCGCTTGCGTTAATTCATCATATAACTCTTACTGGAAATGTACCTTTCGAAATGAGTGCTGCATATTTTGCACAATTATCAAAGTATTTGATCATAGAGTTTCCAGACCGTACCGATAGCTGGGTGACCTATATCTTGGATAGCAAACGAGAAGCTCGACATTTATTTGATGGTTATAATAGTTCCGCTTTCGCGAAAGCGTACCAAAAAGAATTTAAATTGATCAAGTCAGAGAAAATTCAAGGCACAGAGCGCACGTTATTTCTTTTTGAAAGACATGAAAGATAA